In Chloroflexota bacterium, one DNA window encodes the following:
- a CDS encoding DUF6483 family protein, which yields MRDYILRLIEQFGLIWRKIVRLYEAGSIEEAQATINTAYRDLFDTHSHFVDLLPDEDLLKLVQFEGTIDLDRCAVLAALHVAEGQCFQAQGMIDEAYRRFDRALMLYGSLVRSGQQIPPEVREAAKVGLHELNNYELEPATLDDAWRVYAAVGDYPNAEDYLWQWLEATEFAEAACSDAQAWYHQLLTRSDASLEQLGLPRQEIEQSLGQLAAH from the coding sequence ATGCGAGATTACATTTTACGCCTGATCGAACAATTTGGCCTTATTTGGCGCAAGATTGTGCGTTTGTACGAGGCTGGATCAATCGAAGAGGCCCAAGCCACAATCAACACAGCCTATCGCGATTTATTCGATACCCATAGCCATTTTGTCGATTTATTGCCCGATGAAGATTTGCTCAAGTTAGTTCAATTCGAGGGCACGATTGATCTTGATCGTTGTGCAGTGCTGGCAGCCTTGCATGTTGCCGAAGGCCAGTGTTTCCAAGCACAAGGAATGATCGATGAGGCCTATCGGCGTTTTGATCGAGCCTTGATGCTCTATGGCTCCTTGGTGCGTTCAGGCCAGCAAATTCCGCCTGAAGTGCGTGAGGCGGCTAAGGTTGGGCTACACGAATTGAACAATTATGAGCTAGAGCCTGCAACTCTTGATGATGCTTGGCGCGTCTATGCAGCAGTCGGCGATTATCCCAATGCCGAAGATTATCTCTGGCAGTGGCTTGAGGCAACCGAATTTGCCGAAGCCGCATGCAGCGATGCTCAGGCGTGGTATCATCAATTGCTCACTCGCAGCGATGCCAGCCTTGAGCAATTGGGCTTGCCACGGCAGGAGATCGAGCAAAGCCTTGGCCAACTCGCCGCACATTAG